The genomic segment TCGCCagcatctgtctgtgtttccttacaatgagagagagatgtcaAGGTCACAGCTGACAGGTGTGCAGGTTAATGAAAAGTGgacagccacacacagagaggaattCAGTTCTTTAACCTGATCTCACACACTGAAAGACGCCTGTGCCTCATCATCTATACTGAGTCTGTGCAGGCTGCAGACAAGAAACAATATCTTCCAGTAATCTGCAAATTTAGATCGTTAACAcagtttgtttagttttgtttttgggTTATCTTGTGTTTCCAGCTCACCCCTTGAAGGTCACTGTGAAACAGCAATTAGGGCATTTTAAGCCCCAAGTATCTCCAAGAAGAAAGATTTGATCAAATCCTTCAACTTTAATTGGATTATTTACAATAGGAGCATTAGTATTTGGCTCAATGTATAATCGGTGTTACATAGACAAATGTCTAGGAACAGGGGGAGGGGGCGTAAAGCTACACGTCAACCAAGCACCCACGGCTGCAGTGGCTGAGGCAGGAGCTCATTCTCAATGATATCAGAGTCAATTGATGAGTGTGATGCAGACCCGATCACTGTGGTTGAAATGAGGTCTTGCATCTCCAGTTCATCTGTGAAGTCGATAAGGTCGCCCTTCATTTGGCCAGCGATCTCCATGACACATCCCTGCCTTTCCTCAAGCTCCTTGAGCTGGACTAGCCGTGTGTTGACCTGACTGAGAGCTGCGCTGCCTGAAGAGGAAGCTCCGTTGGTCTTTGGCCAGTGGGGGGGCGCCTGGCCTGACATGTAGCGCTCAAACTGCTCAGAACTCAGGTTCAGAGACTGAGCATTCAGGTTCTCAATGAAGTTCAGCACACAGCATAGTGTAGTGAAGTAGTATCCATCCTCTCCGGACATGAGGTTCATGGAGTTGCCGAAGCGGATGATGTATTGGATGTTGGATATGAGTCGTGGAGGGTTTGTTTTTAGCACGAGGTAGATGAGCGTCGGGAGGAAGTCGTCCGCAGACACAGTCTTTTTCGTCTCGGCTTTGATGGCATTAAAGACGTGCTTGCTGCAGCTAGTTATGCACCGCAGTTTGTCTTTGGGCACTTGCTTCAAATCCATTTCAGTTAAATCTATGATGGCTTTGAGTACGTGATCCGAAACCTCAAGGCTCTCCTCCTCTAGTGGAGAGCCCAGCATCTCAGGAGTGACCCATTGCAAatcttttattctcttctgAATGGCCAGATCCTTTTTCTCATCATTTGTGGTTTCAGAAGAGAACACAGAACTGTAGAGACGAGTCATCACGTACTTCTCTACATCATCCATAACGTCCTGTGCATGATCTGACGAACAGTTGAGCTGAGTCTCAAGGTGCTCTGACAAGTGCTGGTAGAAGTCTTGCACACACTCTGACATCTCATCAGCACCCATGTACCGCTTAGCCACCATGCTCTCAGTGAAAGCCTTGCAGTGTTTGAAGATCTTCCTGCCAGACTTCATGGGCTTGAATAAATCAACGAGCTTTTGAATGAAGAGGTCATaaaaagtagattttgactTATACATGATTAGGGACAATGAGTGTTATTGTCACAGTGCCAGCTCCTGTCTGCTATTGGTGGGTGTTTATAAGACAATACTTCAATGTAATGCAGTTTTTGTAAAATGGCACACCTTTACAGTAATGCGGATATTGTTAGATGACAAAACCTCAACCTCAATGACAACTTGAAAGTAGTACAATCCTTATAAGATACCAACTCATTTAACATCTTCAAGGCAATGCAGTCATAgggattattattgttatgatgGACAAGCTTTATTTCTTTTGATAGAAAGCTTCAAAGGAAGGAAATCACTAATGACTTCCAACTTCAAAGGaatacacattacattacatgtcatttacatgtcttttgtccaaagcgacttaattttttagtacactcaacatttatgtggggccacttaggggttcagtatcttgccaaggacacttcggcatgcagatggggaagagtggggtttgaacaggCAACCTgtatgttggagaacgcccgctttacccccttggccacaccaTCCCACCTATTTTAGAGGACAAAAACGTTTTCTGAGATCATAACTCCAAAACAACGCTTCAAAATTCCGACTCACAACAGGAAGTTTTACCTGTGGACACTGTTATAATTGTGTGGTTTGCAGGGCAGGGAATACATACAATGCATATTGCAATACAATCTTACAAAAAGACATTTCTCAATGCAGCACATAGCTCCAGCTTGcgatggaagttttctggaagctggtaaaacgagaactcaggcagcagctggcGTCAATATACCATCGCCAACATGAGCAAATGTCACCCCCAAgcctgaagatgtctcccactaAATCTTCCTTTATCTCCCTCTACTTGCATCACCTATTCCAACACCACATTCATGAAAGTCTATAatttgctgtcactctctaagTAGGTGTGCGCATCCTATTGGACGATTAAGCCTAAAGTATGCCTTCCTAAATAACGTTGTGTCCTAATGTCTTGTCACTGATAATAGGAAAAAGAGTCAGAGATTGGTGCCTCCCCATCTGGGCATCTGAATTATGTGAGACAGTCCTTAAACGTACTCACTACAAAGTACTGCTGAttggtcctttatctataacctgaccttgggcaCTGCCCGGATA from the Platichthys flesus chromosome 15, fPlaFle2.1, whole genome shotgun sequence genome contains:
- the LOC133969795 gene encoding rab5 GDP/GTP exchange factor-like — translated: MKSGRKIFKHCKAFTESMVAKRYMGADEMSECVQDFYQHLSEHLETQLNCSSDHAQDVMDDVEKYVMTRLYSSVFSSETTNDEKKDLAIQKRIKDLQWVTPEMLGSPLEEESLEVSDHVLKAIIDLTEMDLKQVPKDKLRCITSCSKHVFNAIKAETKKTVSADDFLPTLIYLVLKTNPPRLISNIQYIIRFGNSMNLMSGEDGYYFTTLCCVLNFIENLNAQSLNLSSEQFERYMSGQAPPHWPKTNGASSSGSAALSQVNTRLVQLKELEERQGCVMEIAGQMKGDLIDFTDELEMQDLISTTVIGSASHSSIDSDIIENELLPQPLQPWETQTDAGEGQHAVESAIMMINMGRGASATGALYPPLKDRIPDGPKREPSWEGGGGNRRRDSGTCPGSRTDGSVAASEPGTMSQVDGPEAGQERSTGAPQEGGPEAGQGTLQKCVPPPSDDSVEAWPGTAHHLTCSSFADHRQDIHSGRSPSHRQPGSLEPNINRDPERGSGCTAVAPATPSSCALIGRKIRLIRQRRHPVEPDTILNQQSPSQTLLHAKSNIPLAPLPEPIEEYA